The proteins below come from a single Verrucomicrobiota bacterium genomic window:
- the argF gene encoding ornithine carbamoyltransferase — MKHLLSVEQLSRDAIERILTAATAWKAERRTPSRQPLAGQTWALLFSKSSTRTRVSFEVGIRELGGQSLFLSANDIQLGRGELIKDTARVLGRMIHGAVIRTFAQADVEEFAAHSGIPTINALTDDEHPCQILTDIFTFQEKRGPIQGKVVTFIGDGACNVPVSWIFAAAKLGFEFRIAAPRAFQPPAALLNRAKGKISCTEDPRAAAKGADLLYTDVWVSMGKEAEAAERIKILGGYQINQALVKLAKPDALVMHCLPAYRGKEIDEATFEANGQTIFDQAENRLHVQKAILDWIAASG; from the coding sequence ATGAAACATCTGTTGAGCGTCGAGCAGCTTTCGCGCGACGCGATCGAACGCATTTTGACCGCGGCAACGGCCTGGAAAGCCGAACGTCGCACACCCTCCCGGCAGCCTCTCGCCGGCCAGACCTGGGCCTTGTTGTTTTCCAAATCCTCGACGCGCACGCGGGTCTCGTTTGAAGTCGGGATTCGCGAACTCGGCGGCCAGAGCCTCTTTCTGAGCGCCAACGACATTCAGTTGGGCCGGGGCGAATTGATCAAAGACACCGCGCGCGTGCTGGGCCGGATGATTCACGGCGCCGTCATCCGCACGTTCGCGCAAGCCGATGTCGAGGAATTCGCCGCGCATTCCGGCATCCCCACGATCAACGCGCTGACGGACGACGAGCATCCGTGCCAGATTCTCACGGACATTTTCACGTTTCAGGAAAAGCGCGGACCGATCCAGGGCAAGGTGGTGACGTTCATCGGCGACGGCGCGTGCAACGTGCCGGTCTCATGGATTTTCGCGGCGGCGAAGCTGGGTTTCGAGTTCCGGATTGCGGCGCCCAGAGCTTTCCAGCCCCCGGCTGCCTTGTTGAACCGGGCCAAAGGAAAAATCTCTTGCACGGAAGATCCGCGTGCCGCCGCCAAAGGCGCAGACCTCCTCTACACCGACGTCTGGGTCTCGATGGGGAAAGAAGCCGAAGCGGCCGAGCGCATCAAGATCTTAGGCGGGTATCAAATCAATCAGGCGCTCGTGAAACTTGCCAAACCGGACGCCCTGGTGATGCACTGCCTGCCCGCCTACCGCGGCAAAGAGATCGACGAAGCGACCTTCGAGGCCAACGGCCAGACCATTTTCGATCAGGCAGAGAACCGGCTGCACGTGCAGAAGGCGATCCTGGATTGGATTGCGGCGTCAGGTTGA